Proteins from a genomic interval of Syngnathus typhle isolate RoL2023-S1 ecotype Sweden linkage group LG15, RoL_Styp_1.0, whole genome shotgun sequence:
- the rad51d gene encoding DNA repair protein RAD51 homolog 4 isoform X1 — translation MVLLREGMCPGLDEDLLRRLRDAHVKTVEDLVSSDMEDLAQKSSASYKALIAIRRVLLAQHAAFPVCGADLYDEVLSSTAILSTGNPDLDTLLDSGVYTGEITELAGGPASGKTQVCLGVAAHVAQHLRQNVIFVDTTGGLSARRLRQMLQTQTSSHDEQMEALQRIAVHRAFDVFSLLDCLHRLGGGLRQVSASGGSVKALIVDSVSAVIAPLLGSRHQERMYMMSQVAITLKTMAKNFNIAALVRRNTHTHTHVVGCHLVVSATSTGDQSRDAERGGQGAAGPGRVVDSHPKNPSPAGATFGSQQPALSPLRHSHQVLQAAMFDPSQVGPSVLELLRTQHFRGEKSGRGKFLTTNYLLRTLGKFTRGIQIH, via the exons ATGGTGCTCTTGCGGGAAGGGATGTGTCCGGGACTGGATGAAGATTTATTGCGCCGTTTGCGGGATGCTCACGTTAAAACAG TGGAAGATCTGGTCTCATCGGACATGGAGGACCTCGCACAGAAAAGTTCGGCGTCATATAAG GCTCTGATCGCCATTCGTAGGGTGCTGCTGGCCCAGCACGCCGCCTTCCCCGTTTGTGGTGCCGACCTCTACGACGAGGTGCTCAGCTCCACCGCCATCCTCTCCACAGGAAACCCAGA ccTGGACACGCTGCTGGATTCTGGCGTGTACACGGGTGAGATTACGGAGCTGGCAGGTGGgccagcaagtggcaaaactcAG GTGTGTTTGGGCGTGGCGGCGCATGTTGCGCAACACCTGAGGCAAAACGTGATCTTCGTGGACACCACGGGGGGACTGTCGGCGAGACGCCTGCGCCAAATGCTGCAAACCCAAACAAGCAGCCACGACGAGCAG ATGGAAGCACTGCAGAGGATCGCCGTGCATCGCGCGTTCGACGTCTTCTCCCTGCTTGACTGTCTTCATCGTCTCGGCGGCGGCCTTCGACAG GTGAGCGCCAGCGGAGGCTCCGTCAAGGCGCTGATTGTGGACTCGGTGTCGGCCGTCATCGCTCCTCTGCTGGGAAGCAGGCATCAAGAAC GCATGTACATGATGAGCCAAGTAGCCATCACCCTCAAGACCATGGCCAAGAATTTCAACATAGCTGCTTTGGTGaggaggaacacacacacacacacacacgttgtaGGATGTCATTTAGTCGTGAGTGCGACATCCACAGGTGACCAATCACGTGACGCGGAGCGAGGAGGGCAAGGTGCAGCCGGGCCTGGGCGTGTCGTGGACTCACATCCCAAGAACCCGAGTCCTGCTGGAGCGACTTTCGGAAGCCAGCAGCCGGCCCTCTCTCCGCTCCGCCACTCTCATCAAGTCCTCCAGGCAG CCATGTTTGATCCAAGCCAAGTTGGACCTTCAGTGTTGGAGTTGCTCCGAACACAACACTTCAGGGGAGAAAAATCTGGACGCGGCAAATTCTTAACAACCAACTATCTCCTAAGGACACTGGGTAAATTTACACGTGGAATACAGATACATTAG
- the rad51d gene encoding DNA repair protein RAD51 homolog 4 isoform X3 — MVLLREGMCPGLDEDLLRRLRDAHVKTVEDLVSSDMEDLAQKSSASYKALIAIRRVLLAQHAAFPVCGADLYDEVLSSTAILSTGNPDLDTLLDSGVYTGEITELAGGPASGKTQVCLGVAAHVAQHLRQNVIFVDTTGGLSARRLRQMLQTQTSSHDEQMEALQRIAVHRAFDVFSLLDCLHRLGGGLRQVSASGGSVKALIVDSVSAVIAPLLGSRHQERMYMMSQVAITLKTMAKNFNIAALVTNHVTRSEEGKVQPGLGVSWTHIPRTRVLLERLSEASSRPSLRSATLIKSSRQVIMSSPCSAMFDPSQVGPSVLELLRTQHFRGEKSGRGKFLTTNYLLRTLGKFTRGIQIH; from the exons ATGGTGCTCTTGCGGGAAGGGATGTGTCCGGGACTGGATGAAGATTTATTGCGCCGTTTGCGGGATGCTCACGTTAAAACAG TGGAAGATCTGGTCTCATCGGACATGGAGGACCTCGCACAGAAAAGTTCGGCGTCATATAAG GCTCTGATCGCCATTCGTAGGGTGCTGCTGGCCCAGCACGCCGCCTTCCCCGTTTGTGGTGCCGACCTCTACGACGAGGTGCTCAGCTCCACCGCCATCCTCTCCACAGGAAACCCAGA ccTGGACACGCTGCTGGATTCTGGCGTGTACACGGGTGAGATTACGGAGCTGGCAGGTGGgccagcaagtggcaaaactcAG GTGTGTTTGGGCGTGGCGGCGCATGTTGCGCAACACCTGAGGCAAAACGTGATCTTCGTGGACACCACGGGGGGACTGTCGGCGAGACGCCTGCGCCAAATGCTGCAAACCCAAACAAGCAGCCACGACGAGCAG ATGGAAGCACTGCAGAGGATCGCCGTGCATCGCGCGTTCGACGTCTTCTCCCTGCTTGACTGTCTTCATCGTCTCGGCGGCGGCCTTCGACAG GTGAGCGCCAGCGGAGGCTCCGTCAAGGCGCTGATTGTGGACTCGGTGTCGGCCGTCATCGCTCCTCTGCTGGGAAGCAGGCATCAAGAAC GCATGTACATGATGAGCCAAGTAGCCATCACCCTCAAGACCATGGCCAAGAATTTCAACATAGCTGCTTTG GTGACCAATCACGTGACGCGGAGCGAGGAGGGCAAGGTGCAGCCGGGCCTGGGCGTGTCGTGGACTCACATCCCAAGAACCCGAGTCCTGCTGGAGCGACTTTCGGAAGCCAGCAGCCGGCCCTCTCTCCGCTCCGCCACTCTCATCAAGTCCTCCAGGCAGG TCATCATGTCTTCACCTTGCTCAGCCATGTTTGATCCAAGCCAAGTTGGACCTTCAGTGTTGGAGTTGCTCCGAACACAACACTTCAGGGGAGAAAAATCTGGACGCGGCAAATTCTTAACAACCAACTATCTCCTAAGGACACTGGGTAAATTTACACGTGGAATACAGATACATTAG
- the rad51d gene encoding DNA repair protein RAD51 homolog 4 isoform X2: protein MVLLREGMCPGLDEDLLRRLRDAHVKTVEDLVSSDMEDLAQKSSASYKALIAIRRVLLAQHAAFPVCGADLYDEVLSSTAILSTGNPDLDTLLDSGVYTGEITELAGGPASGKTQVCLGVAAHVAQHLRQNVIFVDTTGGLSARRLRQMLQTQTSSHDEQMEALQRIAVHRAFDVFSLLDCLHRLGGGLRQVSASGGSVKALIVDSVSAVIAPLLGSRHQERMYMMSQVAITLKTMAKNFNIAALVTNHVTRSEEGKVQPGLGVSWTHIPRTRVLLERLSEASSRPSLRSATLIKSSRQPCLIQAKLDLQCWSCSEHNTSGEKNLDAANS, encoded by the exons ATGGTGCTCTTGCGGGAAGGGATGTGTCCGGGACTGGATGAAGATTTATTGCGCCGTTTGCGGGATGCTCACGTTAAAACAG TGGAAGATCTGGTCTCATCGGACATGGAGGACCTCGCACAGAAAAGTTCGGCGTCATATAAG GCTCTGATCGCCATTCGTAGGGTGCTGCTGGCCCAGCACGCCGCCTTCCCCGTTTGTGGTGCCGACCTCTACGACGAGGTGCTCAGCTCCACCGCCATCCTCTCCACAGGAAACCCAGA ccTGGACACGCTGCTGGATTCTGGCGTGTACACGGGTGAGATTACGGAGCTGGCAGGTGGgccagcaagtggcaaaactcAG GTGTGTTTGGGCGTGGCGGCGCATGTTGCGCAACACCTGAGGCAAAACGTGATCTTCGTGGACACCACGGGGGGACTGTCGGCGAGACGCCTGCGCCAAATGCTGCAAACCCAAACAAGCAGCCACGACGAGCAG ATGGAAGCACTGCAGAGGATCGCCGTGCATCGCGCGTTCGACGTCTTCTCCCTGCTTGACTGTCTTCATCGTCTCGGCGGCGGCCTTCGACAG GTGAGCGCCAGCGGAGGCTCCGTCAAGGCGCTGATTGTGGACTCGGTGTCGGCCGTCATCGCTCCTCTGCTGGGAAGCAGGCATCAAGAAC GCATGTACATGATGAGCCAAGTAGCCATCACCCTCAAGACCATGGCCAAGAATTTCAACATAGCTGCTTTG GTGACCAATCACGTGACGCGGAGCGAGGAGGGCAAGGTGCAGCCGGGCCTGGGCGTGTCGTGGACTCACATCCCAAGAACCCGAGTCCTGCTGGAGCGACTTTCGGAAGCCAGCAGCCGGCCCTCTCTCCGCTCCGCCACTCTCATCAAGTCCTCCAGGCAG CCATGTTTGATCCAAGCCAAGTTGGACCTTCAGTGTTGGAGTTGCTCCGAACACAACACTTCAGGGGAGAAAAATCTGGACGCGGCAAATTCTTAA